A part of Acidimicrobiales bacterium genomic DNA contains:
- a CDS encoding glycosyltransferase, with protein MHQPPAAGSRPLRVLLVCQPTVGGAAVCVRQLAEAGVGQGMHVTVACPDDGDLPGWVDVAGADRVVLPMTRQPGAADVALARRLRRLLDAAEVVHLHSSKAGALGRLALLATRPGRRPGCVFTPHGWGWHVGGPLAPAYRAFERAAARLADAIVTVSEEEAAEGRGVLGGGARRLVVIPNGVDTEAFTPAGPVADRGEDPLLVCVGRLVPEKGQDVAVRALALMRATSARLRLVGDGPECSALSTLAQRLGVGGRVELVGSTTDPAPHLRAADVVVIPSRREGMSLVLLEAMACGATVVSTSVSGSSALGGAGLLVPTGDPGALAAAIDALLADPARRTRLGEAARHRAAAQYDLRATTTQNLDLWHGVARNSVRRWPAR; from the coding sequence GTGCACCAGCCTCCCGCTGCAGGGTCGCGCCCGCTCCGCGTGCTGCTCGTCTGCCAGCCCACGGTGGGCGGCGCGGCCGTCTGCGTCCGCCAGCTGGCCGAGGCCGGGGTCGGCCAGGGCATGCACGTCACCGTCGCCTGCCCCGACGACGGCGACCTGCCCGGCTGGGTCGACGTGGCGGGGGCCGACCGCGTCGTGCTTCCCATGACCCGCCAGCCGGGCGCCGCCGACGTCGCGCTCGCCCGCCGCCTCCGTCGCCTCCTCGACGCCGCCGAGGTCGTGCACCTCCACTCGTCGAAGGCGGGGGCGCTCGGCCGGCTGGCCCTGCTGGCCACCCGGCCCGGCCGCCGGCCGGGCTGCGTGTTCACGCCCCACGGTTGGGGGTGGCACGTCGGGGGCCCACTGGCACCCGCCTACCGGGCCTTCGAGCGCGCCGCGGCGCGCCTGGCCGACGCCATCGTCACCGTCTCCGAGGAGGAGGCCGCCGAGGGCAGGGGCGTGCTCGGCGGCGGCGCCCGACGGCTGGTCGTGATCCCCAACGGCGTCGACACCGAGGCCTTCACCCCCGCCGGGCCCGTGGCGGACCGGGGCGAGGACCCACTGCTCGTGTGCGTCGGGCGGCTCGTCCCCGAGAAGGGCCAGGACGTGGCCGTGCGCGCCCTCGCCCTCATGCGGGCCACGAGCGCTCGGCTGCGCCTGGTCGGCGACGGGCCGGAGTGCTCGGCCCTGTCGACGCTCGCCCAGCGCCTCGGCGTGGGCGGTCGCGTGGAGCTGGTCGGGTCGACGACCGACCCGGCCCCGCACCTGCGGGCGGCCGACGTCGTGGTGATCCCGTCGCGCCGCGAAGGCATGTCCCTCGTGCTCCTCGAGGCGATGGCCTGCGGCGCCACCGTGGTGAGCACCAGCGTCAGCGGCAGCTCCGCACTCGGTGGCGCCGGGCTGCTCGTTCCCACCGGCGACCCGGGCGCGCTCGCTGCAGCGATCGACGCCCTGCTGGCGGACCCGGCCCGGCGGACGCGGCTCGGCGAGGCCGCGCGCCATCGGGCGGCCGCGCAGTACGACCTCCGGGCCACGACGACCCAGAACCTCGACCTCTGGCACGGGGTCGCCCGTAATAGCGTGCGACGGTGGCCCGCACGCTGA